A region from the Arthrobacter roseus genome encodes:
- a CDS encoding electron transfer flavoprotein subunit alpha/FixB family protein has protein sequence MASVLVYLDHPIVPLAKASRELLTIAATIGEPAVALGVDSLEDGVAEALGEYGVRQIYVPENPDLDKYLVAPKAAFLAVVVEQASPSAVLLDNGFESKEIAGRLGVKLSSGVITDIVSVGEDLTVMKLDLAGSYTVSAKVTHGIPVLTVKPNSAEPRVASEPTRPEQVKVAAVDVSAVNAARVTGREDKKASTRPSLSEARVIVSGGRGTNGDFSAVEAFADALGGAVGASRAATDAGWIEHSAQVGQTGQTVSPQLYISAGISGAIQQKAGMQTSKVIVAVNKDADSPIFEIADFGIVGDLFKVLPQATEEIQKRRS, from the coding sequence ATGGCGTCCGTCCTGGTATATCTTGATCACCCCATTGTCCCTCTTGCCAAGGCCAGCAGGGAATTGTTGACCATCGCCGCGACCATAGGCGAGCCGGCCGTCGCCCTCGGTGTTGATTCGCTGGAGGACGGCGTCGCCGAGGCACTCGGGGAGTACGGGGTGCGGCAGATTTATGTTCCAGAGAACCCTGATCTGGACAAGTATCTGGTCGCGCCCAAGGCGGCCTTTCTAGCTGTAGTGGTGGAGCAGGCATCGCCGTCGGCCGTTCTGCTGGACAACGGGTTCGAAAGCAAAGAAATCGCAGGACGGCTCGGAGTGAAACTTTCATCGGGAGTCATCACCGACATAGTCAGTGTGGGGGAAGACCTCACTGTGATGAAGCTGGATCTGGCGGGCTCGTACACCGTCTCAGCGAAGGTGACTCACGGAATTCCCGTATTGACAGTCAAGCCAAATAGCGCCGAACCGCGAGTAGCGTCAGAGCCAACGCGGCCGGAACAGGTGAAGGTCGCGGCCGTGGACGTCAGCGCAGTCAACGCGGCACGGGTCACGGGGCGTGAAGACAAGAAAGCCAGTACGCGCCCCTCGTTGTCAGAGGCACGAGTTATTGTTTCCGGCGGGCGCGGCACCAACGGAGACTTCAGCGCCGTTGAGGCCTTCGCTGATGCATTGGGCGGGGCTGTGGGCGCCTCTCGTGCTGCGACAGACGCTGGGTGGATTGAGCACTCCGCGCAGGTAGGACAGACGGGCCAGACTGTCTCCCCGCAGTTGTATATTTCCGCCGGGATCTCGGGTGCCATCCAGCAGAAGGCCGGGATGCAGACGTCGAAGGTCATCGTGGCCGTCAACAAGGATGCTGACTCGCCGATCTTCGAGATCGCTGACTTTGGCATTGTCGGTGACCTTTTCAAGGTTCTGCCGCAGGCAACGGAAGAGATCCAGAAGCGGCGGAGTTAG
- a CDS encoding DUF6328 family protein: MTKRHNVVTAQSDGRNESSLQRLDRNWHELLQELRVLQTGIQILVGFLLTLPFQARFPDLDPFQVTVYLILVILAALITVLLLATVVMHRTFFQLHIKEALVVNSDRILRVAMLLVALILMGTVGLIFDIVLGRAAGTVTALGLAAVVIGLWVVLPRLIRRRHLRHVDG, encoded by the coding sequence AGAGTGATGGACGCAATGAATCCAGTCTTCAACGGTTGGATCGTAACTGGCATGAGCTTCTGCAGGAGCTGAGGGTCCTTCAAACAGGTATCCAGATTCTTGTCGGATTCTTGCTCACGCTGCCCTTTCAGGCGCGGTTTCCAGACCTTGATCCCTTTCAGGTGACCGTGTATCTGATCCTCGTCATTCTTGCGGCGCTCATCACCGTTCTCCTGCTCGCTACCGTCGTTATGCATCGCACATTCTTCCAGCTACACATCAAGGAGGCGCTCGTCGTCAACAGCGACCGAATCCTACGGGTAGCGATGCTTTTGGTGGCGTTAATCCTCATGGGTACAGTCGGCCTGATTTTCGACATCGTCCTAGGCCGGGCCGCAGGCACAGTCACGGCCCTGGGGCTGGCGGCAGTTGTTATCGGTCTCTGGGTTGTCCTGCCTCGGCTCATTCGCCGCCGGCACCTCCGTCATGTAGACGGCTAG
- a CDS encoding PspA/IM30 family protein gives MVKQSIFGRIAQLAKANVNAMLDQAEDPQKMLDQMVRDYSNNIAEAESAVAQTIGNLRMLQSDYNEDQDNAREWGNKALASSRKADEYRSTGDTTDAAKFDNLAKVAIQRQISSENEAKGAEPTIASQTEIVEKLKDGLNKMNEKLNELSRKRDELVARARTADAQTQVQDAVKSLDFMDPTSEVGRFEEKIRREEARVLGQAELNDSSLDAQFESLEDLGEQTEVEARLAALKSGGSDAQQTSIGQGTGSASDS, from the coding sequence ATGGTAAAGCAGTCAATTTTCGGCCGTATCGCCCAACTTGCCAAAGCAAACGTCAACGCAATGCTGGATCAGGCCGAGGATCCGCAGAAGATGCTCGACCAGATGGTCCGCGACTACTCCAACAACATCGCAGAGGCCGAGAGCGCTGTCGCTCAGACGATCGGTAACCTGCGGATGCTCCAGAGCGATTATAACGAGGACCAGGACAATGCCCGGGAGTGGGGCAACAAAGCGCTCGCTTCCTCCCGCAAGGCTGACGAATACCGGTCTACCGGCGACACCACGGATGCGGCAAAATTCGATAATCTGGCGAAGGTTGCTATCCAGCGGCAGATTTCGTCCGAGAATGAAGCCAAGGGAGCAGAGCCAACGATCGCGTCGCAGACGGAGATCGTCGAAAAGCTCAAGGACGGCCTCAACAAGATGAACGAGAAGCTCAATGAGCTGAGCCGGAAGCGCGACGAACTTGTTGCCCGCGCACGCACCGCGGACGCGCAGACTCAGGTTCAGGACGCCGTCAAGAGCCTCGATTTCATGGACCCCACGTCCGAGGTTGGCCGTTTCGAGGAAAAAATCCGTCGTGAGGAAGCCCGCGTGCTAGGCCAGGCCGAGCTGAACGATTCCAGTCTGGATGCGCAGTTCGAGAGCCTGGAGGATCTCGGGGAGCAGACCGAGGTTGAAGCCCGTCTGGCTGCCCTGAAGTCCGGAGGTTCAGACGCACAACAGACTTCAATCGGCCAGGGAACAGGTTCAGCGTCCGATAGCTGA
- a CDS encoding electron transfer flavoprotein subunit beta/FixA family protein, translated as MHTAADAPLNIVVLVKHVPDAQFDRHLTGENHTVERSQSILSELDEYALETALQLVEAATGDASAHKITALTMGPDAAVNAVKKSLQIGAHQGVHLNDPALAGSDAAGTSLALAAAVRHIGGDDGVDIVITGMASTEGETSLVPAQLAERLDLPQVTFVSAVELTYDGDAPVLHARRDGATHADTIESALPALVSVTDQINEPRYPNFKGIMAAKKKPLHTLSLADIGVDESAVGTSGAWTTVESADPRPPRGKGVVITDEGDAGVQLVDFLTTQKLL; from the coding sequence ATGCATACGGCAGCAGATGCACCGTTGAACATCGTGGTCCTGGTCAAACATGTGCCTGATGCACAGTTTGATCGCCATCTGACCGGCGAGAACCATACGGTGGAACGGTCCCAGAGTATTCTTTCCGAGCTCGATGAGTACGCGTTGGAGACTGCGCTCCAGCTGGTGGAGGCTGCCACCGGAGATGCATCGGCACATAAGATCACGGCCCTGACAATGGGCCCGGACGCTGCTGTCAATGCGGTTAAGAAGTCGTTGCAGATTGGAGCGCATCAAGGGGTCCACCTGAATGATCCCGCTTTGGCTGGCTCCGATGCGGCTGGTACCTCTCTGGCCCTCGCTGCGGCAGTGCGCCATATCGGCGGCGACGACGGAGTGGATATCGTCATCACTGGAATGGCCTCGACCGAGGGGGAAACATCCCTGGTCCCAGCGCAGTTGGCCGAGCGGCTTGATCTGCCTCAGGTAACTTTCGTTTCCGCTGTTGAACTCACCTACGACGGCGATGCTCCGGTTCTGCACGCCCGGCGTGACGGAGCCACCCACGCGGACACGATCGAGTCCGCTCTGCCCGCTCTGGTGTCCGTGACAGATCAAATTAACGAGCCTCGCTATCCCAATTTCAAGGGCATCATGGCGGCGAAGAAGAAGCCGTTGCACACGCTGTCGCTGGCAGATATCGGTGTCGACGAATCTGCGGTGGGTACCAGTGGTGCTTGGACAACCGTTGAGTCCGCTGATCCGCGCCCACCCCGCGGCAAGGGCGTTGTCATCACAGACGAAGGCGATGCCGGAGTCCAGTTGGTTGACTTCCTGACCACGCAGAAATTGCTCTAG
- a CDS encoding S1C family serine protease: MTENDGDTGWNSGSTDEGAARQSESARSQVPPRPQLPPSSVGGPGYDYLTTGANNAESDPFGPQASTAQPVEGLQRNAVPGRARFGAGTLVVGMIVAGLAGGGVAIGYDLSTDGQQDVPVTRGGQESVVINDPNNVTPVTAAAKKAAPSVVTISAMGQSSGGSGSGIILDQEGHILTNNHVATVGGQVNDAKIEVRLSDGSVYSAKLIGLDPLSDLAVLKIDAPDLVPAAIGNSDELNVGDTAVAIGAPLGLSGTVTDGIVSTVDRTISVASSAVPKEQSDTTEGEGDGGDWRFAPPEGSKEQQPAEQGTILLNVIQTDAAINHGNSGGALVNSEGEVIGVNVAIAGADENSGNIGVGFSIPINYAHRVAEELISTGEATHGRLGVTVRPHPAQGAGAQTTFSVGAQVGEVTPDSPAAKAGLKSGDVVTTFDGESIEDARELTAVVREQAADSTVSLTFTRDDKAETVDITVGSLGKG, encoded by the coding sequence ATGACAGAGAACGACGGCGATACCGGTTGGAACTCCGGATCCACCGATGAGGGTGCAGCCCGCCAGAGCGAGTCCGCCAGAAGCCAGGTCCCGCCTCGGCCGCAGCTTCCGCCGTCCTCTGTGGGCGGGCCGGGCTATGACTATCTGACGACCGGGGCCAATAATGCTGAGTCCGATCCGTTCGGACCGCAAGCTTCGACAGCGCAGCCAGTTGAAGGTTTGCAGCGGAATGCGGTGCCGGGGCGTGCGCGGTTTGGAGCCGGAACTCTCGTTGTCGGGATGATCGTTGCCGGGTTGGCGGGCGGTGGGGTGGCCATTGGTTATGATCTTTCAACCGACGGTCAGCAGGATGTGCCTGTCACGAGGGGCGGGCAGGAGTCCGTGGTCATCAACGACCCCAACAACGTGACACCCGTGACAGCAGCCGCGAAGAAAGCCGCGCCGAGCGTCGTCACCATCTCAGCTATGGGACAGAGTTCCGGAGGCTCAGGATCCGGGATCATTCTCGATCAAGAAGGTCACATTCTGACCAATAATCACGTCGCTACCGTCGGCGGACAGGTCAATGACGCCAAAATAGAGGTACGGCTCAGCGACGGTTCGGTGTACTCCGCCAAACTTATCGGCCTTGACCCTCTTTCTGACCTTGCTGTGCTGAAGATCGATGCTCCTGATCTGGTCCCTGCCGCCATTGGCAACTCTGATGAGCTCAATGTCGGGGACACTGCCGTCGCTATCGGGGCGCCACTAGGACTCAGCGGTACTGTCACGGACGGCATTGTCTCCACTGTGGATCGCACCATCTCCGTAGCCTCGTCCGCCGTTCCCAAGGAACAGTCGGATACCACCGAGGGGGAGGGCGACGGCGGTGACTGGCGCTTCGCCCCACCAGAGGGAAGCAAAGAGCAGCAACCAGCGGAACAGGGCACCATCTTGCTCAATGTCATCCAGACTGATGCTGCGATCAACCACGGCAACTCCGGTGGCGCACTGGTGAACTCGGAGGGCGAAGTTATTGGCGTCAACGTCGCGATTGCTGGCGCCGATGAGAACAGCGGCAATATCGGCGTCGGGTTCTCCATTCCCATCAACTACGCGCACCGCGTGGCTGAGGAACTGATCAGCACTGGCGAGGCAACGCATGGCCGTCTCGGAGTGACAGTTCGTCCGCATCCCGCGCAGGGAGCGGGTGCGCAGACGACGTTCTCTGTCGGGGCGCAGGTCGGGGAAGTGACGCCGGATTCACCGGCCGCAAAAGCCGGTCTTAAGTCAGGCGATGTTGTCACCACGTTCGACGGCGAAAGCATTGAAGATGCCAGGGAGCTAACCGCGGTTGTTCGAGAACAGGCTGCAGATTCAACGGTGTCGTTGACTTTCACCCGCGATGATAAGGCAGAGACCGTTGACATCACTGTCGGTTCGCTGGGTAAGGGCTGA
- a CDS encoding TPM domain-containing protein has protein sequence MRLMTTRWATAVGLGLLLSLPAAAAQAEPPVEFPPGQFVVDNVDALNGSLGTVESAVAQLQQESGYTLYVSYIDTFTDSGGAEAWVDQTAELNDLGSDEALLAVAVEDRQLEIGTSSAGNITPEQRENIKQSALDPLLGQDSISSEEWATSATSATASLEDIASGGDGSASSGGSFLGPVLLVGALVIIGIAGFYFYNRSRKRKKSGPEYEIQHGQDGEPIDPLDAMTVKDLRLRSGGLLIGADNAIKSSEQELGFAEAQYGQETVKPFADDIAAAKNHMMESFKLQQQLDDHIPDTEEQQRTWLGDIIRRCESVSSSLQEHKEDFDKLRELERNAPQALNSARAAANETRGRLAEAGSTLDALRREYEDSALSQIGDNVEEASERLEFVETAAQNAQEKLDADDTASAVLAVRAAEESTHQAEVLIEAVHKTADGLATARRQMQDAVTAASQDLAQARAMIRSGQHPELTGQVAVVQSALDAVSDEVQSGKIDPNALLQRVEQAHTQLDESLTGISDQQDRTRRARESLQHSLMSAQAQISGTSDYIRARRGGVGSEARTRLAEAERNLDYAMQVQSTDPVAALSHAQQSNALAQQAAQRAQEDVEGFGMSSGGYGGGMYGGQRRGGGGGLGGALLGGILLGGILDGDGGGMFGGGGGGDMFGGGGGGFGGGGFGGFDSSGGSF, from the coding sequence ATGCGATTAATGACGACACGGTGGGCAACTGCGGTGGGTCTGGGACTGCTCCTGAGCTTACCTGCCGCTGCCGCGCAGGCGGAGCCGCCGGTTGAGTTCCCTCCAGGACAGTTCGTCGTCGATAACGTCGACGCGTTGAACGGCAGCCTGGGCACCGTCGAATCCGCCGTAGCGCAGCTGCAACAGGAGTCGGGTTACACACTATATGTGTCCTATATAGACACCTTTACTGATTCGGGCGGCGCGGAGGCTTGGGTAGATCAGACTGCGGAGCTCAATGATCTGGGGTCCGACGAGGCGCTTCTCGCTGTTGCAGTGGAAGACCGTCAACTGGAGATCGGGACCAGTAGCGCAGGAAACATCACCCCGGAACAGCGCGAAAACATCAAGCAGTCCGCTCTCGATCCCCTGCTCGGGCAGGACTCGATCTCCTCAGAGGAGTGGGCCACCTCTGCAACCAGTGCTACCGCATCCCTCGAAGACATCGCTAGCGGCGGAGACGGTTCTGCGTCCTCAGGGGGCTCATTCCTTGGGCCAGTGCTGCTCGTGGGAGCGCTGGTGATCATCGGCATCGCCGGATTCTACTTCTACAACCGCTCGCGCAAGCGCAAAAAGTCCGGCCCCGAGTACGAAATCCAGCACGGCCAGGACGGTGAGCCAATAGATCCCCTGGACGCCATGACCGTCAAGGACCTTCGGCTCCGGTCCGGCGGCCTCCTCATCGGGGCGGACAACGCCATCAAGTCCAGCGAACAGGAACTGGGATTCGCAGAGGCACAGTACGGCCAGGAGACGGTCAAGCCCTTCGCCGATGATATTGCCGCAGCAAAGAACCACATGATGGAATCCTTCAAATTGCAGCAGCAACTCGATGACCACATTCCGGATACGGAGGAGCAGCAGCGTACCTGGCTCGGCGACATCATCCGGCGTTGCGAATCCGTCAGCAGTTCGCTGCAGGAACATAAGGAAGACTTCGACAAGCTACGCGAACTCGAACGTAATGCGCCTCAGGCGCTCAACTCGGCCCGTGCAGCGGCCAACGAGACACGCGGCCGTCTGGCTGAGGCTGGTTCAACTCTCGACGCGCTGCGCCGTGAGTACGAGGACTCGGCGCTGTCTCAGATCGGCGACAACGTCGAAGAGGCCTCCGAGCGCCTCGAATTTGTTGAGACAGCTGCTCAGAACGCCCAGGAGAAGCTCGACGCCGATGACACGGCATCCGCGGTCCTCGCCGTACGCGCCGCTGAAGAAAGCACGCACCAGGCCGAGGTCCTCATCGAAGCAGTGCACAAAACTGCGGACGGCCTGGCAACCGCACGGCGGCAAATGCAGGACGCCGTCACAGCAGCGTCGCAGGATCTGGCACAGGCCCGAGCCATGATCCGGAGCGGCCAGCATCCCGAGCTGACCGGCCAGGTCGCGGTTGTTCAGTCTGCCCTGGATGCCGTATCCGATGAAGTCCAGTCGGGAAAGATCGACCCGAACGCACTTCTCCAGCGGGTTGAACAAGCACACACGCAACTGGATGAGTCGCTGACTGGGATCAGCGATCAGCAGGACAGAACACGTCGCGCACGTGAATCACTCCAGCACTCGCTCATGTCCGCCCAGGCTCAGATATCGGGGACATCCGACTACATCCGCGCTCGTCGTGGTGGAGTAGGTAGCGAGGCCCGTACGCGGCTGGCCGAGGCTGAACGGAACCTCGACTACGCAATGCAGGTCCAATCCACCGACCCGGTTGCTGCACTCTCGCACGCCCAGCAATCAAACGCGCTGGCACAGCAGGCCGCACAACGTGCACAGGAAGACGTCGAAGGTTTCGGCATGAGCTCGGGCGGATACGGTGGTGGCATGTACGGCGGACAACGCCGCGGCGGCGGAGGTGGGCTCGGCGGCGCACTGCTGGGCGGGATCCTTCTCGGCGGGATTCTCGACGGCGACGGCGGCGGTATGTTTGGCGGCGGAGGCGGCGGCGATATGTTCGGCGGCGGAGGCGGCGGATTCGGCGGAGGCGGCTTCGGCGGATTCGATTCCTCTGGCGGCAGTTTCTAG